A window from Enterocloster bolteae encodes these proteins:
- a CDS encoding histidine kinase, translated as MKSIRKEMTRNHVILLLVAFIFIASNALVNVGSSRRYNGLLQDYQQVNGLLAINNRRQTYFKLYSKSHDEGMLKQYYDECELFDSQLRGLDEKMRNDRKCKMMYRIVGQVAEHRREMAESYIRPDGDYYPSLMADLDEVDLEIERCLNQLMSQYLEYLNTAFASHSRTLGLTNSILIVFFMAASLFGMVLNHQMSTSILNSIKRLTDAAREIMNNNLEAADIEETPYAELNQVSATFDQMKRQIRTMITELHETHQMKERLAEAKIRELQMQMNPHFLFNTLSLVIRSIQLGERDTSIQLVKAISKILRSSIEINTVSIPLDAEIELLQSYLYIQKLHLKGRVTFCLDVRKSFMDEDVMIPPLTIQPLVENSIQHGLKDRVNGGKVDILITEKPDYIEAVVADNGVGFPEDPSQPARRDTPIPKTSIGLKNVEERLRLFYRKEDVLHIQRTEGITKITLKLYKSDRH; from the coding sequence ATGAAATCCATACGAAAAGAAATGACAAGGAACCATGTGATTCTGCTGCTGGTGGCCTTTATCTTCATAGCATCCAACGCCCTTGTGAATGTGGGATCCTCCCGCCGCTACAACGGGCTTTTACAGGATTACCAGCAGGTAAACGGGCTGCTGGCTATCAATAACAGGAGACAGACCTACTTTAAGCTGTACAGCAAGAGCCACGACGAGGGGATGCTTAAGCAGTACTACGACGAGTGCGAGCTGTTTGACAGCCAGCTGCGGGGACTGGATGAAAAGATGCGAAATGACCGGAAGTGCAAGATGATGTACCGGATTGTGGGGCAGGTGGCTGAGCACAGGCGGGAGATGGCAGAGTCCTACATCCGGCCTGACGGGGACTACTATCCCAGCCTGATGGCTGATTTGGACGAGGTGGATTTGGAGATTGAGCGGTGCCTGAACCAGTTGATGAGCCAGTACCTGGAGTACCTGAACACTGCCTTTGCCAGCCACAGCAGAACCCTGGGACTTACAAACAGCATCCTGATCGTGTTTTTCATGGCAGCCAGTCTCTTTGGCATGGTGCTGAACCATCAGATGAGCACCAGTATCCTGAATTCCATCAAACGGCTGACGGACGCTGCCAGGGAAATTATGAACAATAACCTGGAGGCAGCGGATATCGAGGAGACGCCTTATGCGGAGCTGAACCAGGTATCCGCCACATTTGACCAGATGAAGCGGCAAATCAGAACCATGATCACGGAATTGCATGAGACACACCAGATGAAGGAACGGCTGGCTGAGGCGAAGATCCGGGAGCTGCAGATGCAGATGAATCCCCATTTCCTGTTTAACACCCTGAGCCTGGTAATCCGCAGTATCCAGCTGGGAGAGCGGGATACCTCCATTCAGCTGGTCAAGGCCATCTCCAAAATACTGCGGAGCAGCATTGAAATCAACACGGTATCCATTCCGCTGGATGCTGAGATTGAGCTGCTTCAGTCATATCTGTATATACAGAAGCTGCATTTAAAGGGAAGGGTGACCTTCTGTCTGGATGTACGCAAGTCATTTATGGACGAGGATGTGATGATTCCTCCGCTGACAATCCAGCCTCTGGTGGAGAACAGTATCCAGCACGGGCTGAAGGACCGGGTGAACGGGGGGAAGGTGGATATACTGATTACCGAGAAGCCGGATTATATTGAGGCTGTGGTGGCGGACAACGGTGTGGGTTTTCCGGAGGATCCGAGCCAGCCGGCCCGCAGGGATACGCCCATCCCCAAAACTTCCATCGGCCTGAAAAATGTGGAGGAACGGTTAAGGCTGTTTTACCGGAAAGAGGATGTGCTGCATATCCAGAGGACGGAGGGAATTACGAAGATTACGCTGAAGCTTTATAAATCAGACAGGCATTAG
- a CDS encoding response regulator: MLRVILADDEQYERNYLEKVIKESYPGLLEIVYKAVDGMDLMEKLEECKPQIVLLDIKMPRMNGLKTAEEVRKRHPDIQIVLISAYSDFSFAKQAIKLGVTDYLLKPYLDSELRETLDKVIARVREREDTLSMLSYSNYLVEDGKSAFDFYRDLEKDLLWDVFFGRRDRNKLEKEFAMWGVGPGWFKVVLISSPALISMGGFSQEVLKNYFHMAGVTVLNSIWMDQMVICLYSQQQDGFTELTGCITRARDYLAEERKIPVACGVSGAYEGMERLTEAYGEAASFIREYSAQEARLAFDSMTEGMKRICGLEEQIIKSLSLEDQDLSCELLTEMIEELETLLGYQDVSVKLNFGRSLMTIIRGINQIPGIRVKTSEAARRFEKLGQLNFNGDNLKYHVEFFSEMKIQRE, translated from the coding sequence ATGTTGCGTGTAATATTGGCAGATGACGAGCAGTACGAGCGGAATTATCTGGAGAAGGTTATAAAGGAGAGTTATCCCGGCTTGCTGGAGATTGTCTACAAGGCAGTGGACGGTATGGATTTGATGGAGAAGCTGGAGGAATGCAAGCCCCAGATTGTGCTTTTAGACATCAAGATGCCCCGGATGAACGGGCTTAAGACAGCAGAGGAGGTGCGCAAAAGGCATCCGGATATCCAGATTGTGCTGATATCCGCTTACAGTGATTTCTCCTTTGCCAAACAGGCAATCAAGCTGGGGGTGACGGATTATCTGCTGAAACCCTATTTGGACTCGGAGCTTCGGGAGACACTGGATAAGGTCATTGCCAGGGTAAGGGAACGGGAGGATACCTTGTCCATGCTGTCCTATTCCAATTACCTGGTGGAGGATGGAAAGTCAGCCTTTGATTTTTACCGGGATCTGGAAAAGGATTTGCTGTGGGATGTGTTCTTTGGCCGCAGGGACAGGAATAAACTGGAAAAAGAGTTTGCCATGTGGGGAGTGGGACCGGGGTGGTTTAAGGTAGTGCTTATTTCCAGTCCGGCCCTGATTAGCATGGGAGGATTTTCCCAGGAGGTGCTGAAAAATTATTTTCACATGGCAGGGGTGACGGTGCTTAACAGCATCTGGATGGACCAGATGGTGATCTGCCTCTATTCTCAGCAGCAGGATGGGTTTACGGAGCTGACCGGCTGCATTACCCGCGCAAGGGATTACCTGGCAGAGGAGAGGAAAATCCCGGTGGCCTGCGGTGTCAGCGGCGCTTATGAAGGCATGGAACGGCTGACGGAAGCCTATGGGGAGGCGGCTTCCTTTATCAGGGAGTATTCTGCGCAGGAGGCTCGCCTTGCCTTTGACAGCATGACGGAGGGCATGAAACGGATCTGCGGCCTGGAGGAACAGATCATCAAATCCCTGTCCCTGGAGGACCAGGACCTGAGCTGCGAGCTTCTTACGGAGATGATTGAGGAGCTGGAGACCCTTTTAGGGTATCAGGATGTTTCGGTAAAACTGAATTTTGGCCGCAGCCTGATGACAATTATCCGGGGAATCAACCAGATACCAGGTATACGGGTCAAGACCTCAGAGGCAGCCAGGCGTTTTGAAAAGCTGGGCCAGCTTAATTTTAACGGGGATAATTTAAAGTATCATGTAGAGTTTTTTTCGGAAATGAA